In one Sphingomonas sp. AP4-R1 genomic region, the following are encoded:
- a CDS encoding tannase/feruloyl esterase family alpha/beta hydrolase → MHFHLRLPDHWNGRFLFQGGGGTNGEIGSALGPVGPRQTPAVLRGYAVVSQDSGHDNRTNNDPARGGPTAFGFDPQARADYGHASLAPVTRAAKAIITTYYRTPPAFSYFFGCSKGGEEGMVLAQQHPNLFNGIVAAAPGFALPKAALAQVWDVQTLAGSTPNRPVTLASLAGAFSDSDLALAGHTVLAVCDQEDGLTDGIVAAVGQCANSKVQSALARIACTGEKAQACLSLPQLTAITLVMAGARTLAGVPIYASWP, encoded by the coding sequence ATCCATTTCCACCTGCGACTGCCCGATCATTGGAATGGGCGCTTTCTGTTTCAGGGGGGCGGTGGCACCAACGGCGAGATTGGCAGCGCTCTCGGCCCTGTAGGTCCCAGACAGACGCCCGCCGTGCTGCGCGGCTATGCTGTTGTGAGCCAGGACTCCGGACACGATAATCGCACGAACAACGATCCGGCGCGCGGTGGGCCCACCGCTTTCGGTTTCGACCCGCAAGCGCGCGCCGATTATGGCCATGCATCGCTTGCGCCTGTGACCCGCGCGGCCAAGGCGATCATCACTACTTATTATCGGACGCCGCCCGCTTTCTCCTACTTTTTCGGCTGCTCCAAAGGTGGCGAGGAGGGCATGGTTCTTGCGCAGCAGCACCCGAACCTGTTCAACGGGATCGTAGCTGCCGCACCGGGATTTGCCCTGCCGAAAGCCGCGCTTGCGCAGGTTTGGGACGTCCAAACGCTGGCCGGCTCAACCCCGAATCGGCCGGTCACGCTCGCGTCTTTAGCCGGCGCCTTCTCCGATAGTGATCTGGCGCTCGCGGGGCACACCGTTCTCGCGGTCTGCGATCAGGAGGACGGACTAACCGACGGGATCGTGGCCGCTGTCGGGCAATGCGCGAACAGCAAGGTGCAAAGCGCGCTCGCCCGCATTGCCTGCACCGGTGAGAAGGCGCAGGCCTGCCTCTCGCTACCGCAACTCACCGCGATCACCTTGGTGATGGCGGGCGCACGCACGCTAGCGGGAGTCCCGATTTACGCCAGTTGGCCGTAG
- a CDS encoding creatininase family protein: MLRYMLMGCAALLPAFPASAQKPAKVAPQAIKLPPTNPLWQPHKTKNYLPEMTWAEVADLLKRTDMVIIPVGSTEQHGPQGPLGTDYLNGLERAKLVAQYTDVLVAPITNVGNAGYHLDFPGSLSVSEETLQHFYVEVVQSLIKQGFKRFMFLNSHGGNAATTAFIVDRINQETPGIAVDLATAAAPFMAREPKTPGKTAPFDRHAGVGETSNSLYLIPSLVDLDRARKAKLTMPDHLTKMVPMIEAGDPTANLVFLVEALKAEGTGKGTTTKNMTDTGSWSSLDPRTATAEQGHDETEKFVNAAVQFIEKWKELRPLGTK, translated from the coding sequence ATGCTACGATATATGCTCATGGGGTGTGCGGCGCTATTGCCGGCGTTTCCCGCATCAGCCCAAAAGCCGGCGAAAGTTGCACCGCAGGCCATCAAACTGCCTCCGACTAATCCGCTGTGGCAGCCGCACAAGACGAAGAACTATTTGCCTGAGATGACCTGGGCGGAAGTTGCCGATCTGCTTAAGCGGACCGATATGGTGATTATTCCGGTCGGTTCGACGGAACAGCATGGTCCACAAGGTCCGCTCGGCACCGATTATCTCAATGGCCTGGAGCGAGCGAAACTGGTCGCGCAATATACCGACGTCTTGGTCGCCCCGATCACCAATGTCGGCAATGCAGGCTATCATCTCGACTTTCCGGGCTCGCTTTCGGTTTCCGAAGAAACGCTGCAGCATTTTTACGTCGAGGTCGTGCAAAGCCTGATCAAGCAGGGCTTCAAGCGCTTCATGTTCCTCAACTCGCACGGCGGAAACGCCGCCACGACGGCGTTCATCGTTGATCGTATCAATCAGGAAACACCTGGCATCGCTGTTGATCTCGCCACGGCGGCAGCGCCGTTCATGGCACGCGAGCCCAAAACGCCTGGCAAGACGGCTCCGTTCGATCGCCATGCCGGCGTCGGCGAGACGAGCAATTCCCTATATCTCATTCCGAGCCTCGTAGATCTCGACAGAGCCCGCAAGGCAAAGCTGACGATGCCTGATCATCTGACCAAGATGGTCCCGATGATTGAGGCTGGCGATCCCACGGCCAACCTCGTTTTCCTCGTGGAGGCGCTGAAAGCGGAGGGGACTGGGAAAGGAACCACGACCAAGAACATGACCGACACGGGGTCGTGGAGCTCACTGGATCCGCGCACCGCAACCGCCGAACAAGGGCACGACGAAACCGAAAAGTTCGTCAACGCCGCCGTTCAGTTTATTGAGAAGTGGAAAGAACTGCGACCGCTTGGCACGAAGTGA
- a CDS encoding TonB-dependent receptor, with protein sequence MTTAIGPRRNNIAKAGLMLAAAWLAIATPSWAQTASVSDPLPSAGTSADEGELVVTGSQVSRSGFTTPTPTTVIGSAELARIAAPTVADALNQLPALRGSLTPTSNTSNSVTIGGNYLDLRGLGNLRTLTLIDGKRYVPTTTTGSVNINVIPQALISTADVVTGGASAAYGSDAVAGVVNLRFDNNLKGLKATGQAGISDHNDHRNFLISLGYGGEFGNGRGKLLLGGELQQNKGVGALNSRKWGNAGTIQNPAYTATNGQPQLLLVNDVRASNATYAGMISAPASLRGTQFTSSGTGTIPFAYGANATATTMDGGDGYPLNGVSVLESPVKRWNGFGRATYNLFADITASAEFNYARTDVNSDSNLRVDSITIRRDNAYLPASLVAQMAANNISSFTMGRGFDDYARGLFDITTKSWQAAGGLKGKIGGSWSFDSYFAHGKTRSLTLFTDDRITTRWQQSIDAVVNPANGQIVCRSTLSSPTNGCVPANFFGVGNVSEAAKTWMNGTSVRDWNIGQTVASLTLRGEPISLWAGPISFATGGEYRRQTVRVTSDPLSVTNSFRIGNNQPWSARQNVKEAFVEIVVPLAKDESWAQNIDLDIAGRITDYSTSGTVKTWKAGLNYTVNDSIRLRATRSRDIRAPSMDELFSAGGVTLPSINDPLLRTTYNVQQLATGNPDLKPEKADTFTGGIVVQPSFVPRLRLSVDYYEIKLKGAINTLTTSQIVQRCYTDTPQLCALITRPSATANITVVRAAPANLQRLETSGIDFELAYAVPVGPGRINFRSLVNYTNKLDLIDGAATRHFAGNTETIGIGGVPHWRFNTNLGYETSRVNINLTGRYVGGGILTQDNNIDVKRVSGRLYLDLSGEWTIIDHSSNRVALFGKIQNLGDKDPPLTQTGTARALYDVLGRIYTAGIRVTY encoded by the coding sequence GTGACGACGGCAATCGGCCCTCGTCGAAATAATATCGCTAAGGCAGGCCTGATGCTGGCAGCTGCATGGCTCGCGATCGCCACACCGTCGTGGGCGCAGACCGCCTCCGTCTCGGATCCGCTTCCATCTGCGGGCACATCGGCCGACGAGGGCGAACTCGTCGTCACCGGTTCGCAGGTCTCCCGCAGCGGCTTCACGACCCCGACCCCGACCACCGTCATTGGCTCGGCCGAATTGGCGCGTATTGCCGCGCCGACCGTTGCCGACGCGCTCAACCAACTGCCGGCATTGCGTGGCTCGCTGACGCCGACGTCGAACACATCCAATTCCGTGACCATCGGCGGCAACTATCTAGATCTGCGGGGGCTCGGAAACCTGCGCACGCTGACCCTGATCGACGGCAAGCGCTATGTTCCCACGACGACGACGGGCAGCGTGAACATCAACGTCATCCCGCAAGCGCTGATCTCCACTGCTGACGTAGTGACCGGAGGCGCGTCGGCTGCTTACGGCTCTGACGCAGTCGCGGGCGTCGTGAATCTGCGCTTCGACAATAACTTAAAGGGACTGAAAGCGACGGGGCAGGCAGGCATCAGCGACCATAACGATCATCGCAATTTCCTGATCTCGCTGGGATATGGCGGCGAATTCGGCAATGGACGCGGCAAGCTATTGCTTGGCGGCGAATTGCAGCAGAACAAGGGAGTTGGAGCCCTGAACAGCCGGAAATGGGGTAATGCCGGCACGATCCAGAACCCTGCTTACACTGCCACAAACGGCCAGCCGCAATTGCTACTCGTGAATGACGTCCGTGCCTCGAATGCCACATATGCCGGCATGATCAGCGCGCCCGCGTCGCTGCGCGGAACCCAGTTCACCAGCAGCGGCACGGGCACGATCCCATTTGCATATGGTGCGAACGCGACGGCGACCACGATGGACGGCGGCGACGGGTATCCGCTCAACGGCGTTTCCGTCCTTGAATCTCCCGTCAAGCGCTGGAACGGCTTCGGCCGGGCCACCTATAATCTGTTCGCGGATATTACCGCTTCAGCCGAATTCAACTATGCCCGAACGGATGTGAACAGCGACAGTAATTTGCGTGTGGATTCGATCACCATCCGACGCGACAACGCCTATCTGCCAGCATCGCTCGTCGCGCAAATGGCAGCGAATAACATCAGCAGCTTCACCATGGGCCGCGGCTTCGATGATTATGCGCGCGGGCTCTTTGATATTACCACGAAATCCTGGCAAGCGGCTGGCGGCCTGAAGGGCAAAATTGGTGGAAGCTGGTCGTTCGACAGCTATTTCGCGCACGGCAAAACCCGATCGCTGACGCTCTTCACTGACGATCGCATCACCACCCGCTGGCAGCAGTCGATCGATGCCGTAGTCAATCCAGCCAACGGCCAGATCGTCTGCCGTTCGACGCTGTCCAGCCCAACCAACGGCTGCGTGCCAGCCAACTTCTTCGGCGTCGGTAACGTTAGTGAGGCCGCCAAGACTTGGATGAACGGCACCTCCGTCCGGGATTGGAATATCGGGCAGACTGTGGCTTCGCTGACGCTTCGCGGCGAGCCCATCTCGCTTTGGGCGGGGCCGATATCCTTCGCCACCGGTGGCGAGTATCGACGTCAGACGGTGCGAGTAACCAGCGACCCATTATCGGTCACCAATTCTTTCCGCATCGGAAATAACCAGCCGTGGTCTGCTAGACAGAATGTCAAAGAGGCTTTTGTCGAGATCGTCGTGCCTCTCGCGAAAGACGAGAGCTGGGCGCAGAACATCGATCTCGATATCGCCGGCCGCATCACCGACTATTCGACATCTGGCACGGTGAAGACGTGGAAGGCCGGTCTGAATTACACAGTGAATGACTCGATCCGCCTGCGCGCGACCCGCTCCCGCGACATCCGCGCGCCCAGCATGGACGAACTGTTTTCCGCCGGCGGCGTTACTCTTCCGAGTATCAATGATCCGCTGCTTCGGACGACCTACAACGTGCAGCAGCTCGCTACCGGAAATCCCGACTTGAAGCCGGAAAAGGCTGACACGTTTACCGGCGGGATCGTCGTACAGCCTAGCTTCGTGCCTCGTCTCAGGCTCTCGGTCGATTATTACGAGATCAAGCTGAAGGGGGCGATCAACACGCTGACCACTTCTCAAATCGTCCAGCGATGCTACACCGATACGCCGCAACTCTGCGCGCTTATTACGCGACCGAGTGCAACCGCCAACATCACAGTTGTTCGTGCAGCACCCGCCAATCTCCAGCGGCTGGAAACGAGTGGAATTGATTTCGAGCTCGCCTACGCGGTGCCGGTCGGACCTGGCAGAATAAACTTTCGTTCGCTGGTCAACTATACGAACAAGCTGGATCTGATCGATGGTGCGGCAACCCGCCATTTCGCTGGTAACACCGAAACGATCGGTATCGGCGGCGTGCCGCACTGGCGCTTCAACACCAACCTCGGCTACGAGACCAGCCGTGTAAACATCAACCTGACTGGCCGATACGTCGGTGGGGGCATCCTCACGCAGGACAACAATATCGACGTGAAGCGTGTCTCCGGCCGCCTTTATCTCGATCTGTCGGGCGAATGGACGATCATCGATCACTCTTCGAACAGGGTCGCTCTGTTCGGCAAAATCCAAAACCTGGGCGACAAGGATCCGCCCCTGACCCAGACCGGCACCGCGCGCGCTCTCTATGACGTTCTCGGGCGCATCTATACCGCCGGTATCCGCGTCACTTATTAA
- a CDS encoding aspartate dehydrogenase → MKRAAIFGMGAIGTSLARDWQKAELAAWTLAGVCARPHNVVSLQAQLGEGVAVVDTVDKMLLLSLDAVVEAAGHDAIRTAGPAILRAGCDLLLLSSGILAEDSTRKTFVEAAQEGDARIIIPTGGLAGFDGLMALAQAGAADVLYRSTKPAYAWRGTPAEDQYDLEALPGPTTIFSGSAREAARLYPRNANLAASVALAGIGFDRTRVELIADPAATGNTAAIEAFAPECRLSVDLSGVSEAQNPKSSGIVRFSILAALNRSSSRLTLG, encoded by the coding sequence ATGAAGCGTGCGGCAATTTTTGGAATGGGCGCAATTGGCACTTCGCTGGCGCGTGATTGGCAAAAGGCGGAGCTTGCAGCATGGACCCTCGCGGGGGTTTGCGCTCGGCCGCACAATGTTGTGTCGCTTCAAGCGCAACTCGGGGAAGGGGTCGCCGTTGTAGATACGGTCGATAAAATGCTTCTCCTTTCGTTGGATGCAGTAGTTGAGGCCGCTGGCCATGACGCAATTCGTACGGCAGGTCCTGCAATCCTTCGCGCCGGATGCGATTTGCTTCTGCTGTCGTCGGGCATTCTGGCCGAAGACAGCACTCGCAAGACGTTTGTTGAAGCGGCGCAAGAAGGGGATGCCCGCATCATCATTCCGACAGGAGGACTTGCCGGTTTCGACGGCCTCATGGCCCTTGCCCAAGCCGGAGCCGCGGACGTGTTATATCGCTCCACCAAACCCGCTTACGCGTGGCGCGGCACGCCGGCGGAGGATCAATATGACCTCGAGGCACTGCCCGGGCCGACGACGATTTTCAGCGGGTCGGCGCGCGAGGCGGCGCGCCTCTATCCGCGCAATGCCAACCTCGCGGCCAGTGTCGCACTTGCGGGCATCGGATTTGATCGAACGCGAGTGGAACTGATTGCCGATCCCGCCGCGACGGGTAATACTGCGGCGATCGAGGCCTTTGCCCCGGAATGCAGACTTTCGGTCGATCTGTCCGGCGTTTCCGAAGCGCAGAATCCCAAATCCTCAGGAATCGTACGTTTTAGCATCCTCGCCGCTTTGAATCGCTCATCAAGCAGGCTGACGCTTGGCTGA
- a CDS encoding LysR substrate-binding domain-containing protein, which produces MGTALFKRSVTGLELTHAGQLVADYSDVVVMGFDSLRSDLDDIKGSSRLIRLMMVESVVSAGPAQAIAEFGRKFENVQFEFEIVPAPAVVDAVRSQKCDMGITFCAEVDSAINVIARVPEPLLALVPWGHPLGQVEHLPLGDLTRWRVALPTRDFGVRRIFDRACAQANVLIRPHLQSNSFEALRDFVRSGVGIAILPKRAALREAETQRAHCVPLAGQVFGESTLDLISYRQQRTPRLVRLFVDTLRQSIEAHH; this is translated from the coding sequence ATGGGCACGGCACTTTTTAAACGCTCCGTGACCGGTCTGGAATTGACCCACGCGGGCCAGCTCGTCGCCGATTATTCGGATGTCGTGGTGATGGGGTTCGACTCGCTCCGATCCGATCTCGACGACATTAAGGGTAGCTCGCGTCTCATCCGCCTCATGATGGTTGAAAGCGTCGTTTCGGCCGGACCGGCGCAGGCAATCGCCGAATTCGGTCGCAAGTTCGAGAACGTGCAATTCGAATTCGAGATTGTGCCCGCACCTGCAGTCGTGGATGCCGTGCGTAGCCAGAAATGCGATATGGGCATCACGTTTTGCGCCGAAGTCGACAGTGCAATCAACGTGATAGCCCGTGTACCTGAGCCTTTGCTTGCGTTAGTTCCCTGGGGCCATCCGCTGGGGCAAGTCGAACATTTGCCGCTCGGCGATCTGACGCGCTGGCGTGTCGCGCTGCCTACGCGCGATTTCGGTGTCCGCCGCATTTTTGATCGCGCGTGCGCACAGGCAAACGTTCTCATTCGCCCGCATCTGCAGAGCAACTCGTTCGAGGCACTTCGCGATTTCGTTCGATCAGGTGTCGGCATCGCTATCCTGCCAAAGCGGGCCGCCCTACGGGAAGCTGAAACGCAGCGGGCCCACTGCGTGCCGCTGGCGGGCCAGGTCTTCGGGGAGAGCACTCTGGATCTTATCAGTTATCGCCAGCAGCGTACCCCGCGTCTCGTGCGCTTGTTCGTTGATACCCTGCGCCAATCGATCGAGGCGCATCATTGA
- a CDS encoding MarR family winged helix-turn-helix transcriptional regulator — MSEAVLEGSGDRPLGVLDTLVGYHLRRASAVLGNDFTDAVGNEGMRQVPFAILSVIAANPGIRQGEVGITLGIQSANMVALVTDLINAGYVDRRQSFEDRRAFELELTAAGKKMLERCTKLLQEYQERLLADFSNEERSVLLSLVRRIEAREIPTNY, encoded by the coding sequence ATGAGCGAGGCTGTGTTGGAAGGAAGCGGCGACAGGCCACTCGGCGTGCTCGACACGCTGGTAGGCTACCATCTCCGTCGCGCCTCTGCGGTGCTAGGCAACGACTTTACTGACGCGGTCGGCAATGAAGGCATGCGTCAGGTCCCGTTCGCGATCCTGTCCGTAATCGCTGCCAATCCTGGCATCCGCCAAGGGGAAGTGGGCATAACCTTGGGCATACAAAGTGCCAATATGGTTGCGCTTGTGACAGATTTGATCAACGCAGGCTATGTTGACCGGCGCCAGTCATTCGAAGATCGTCGAGCTTTTGAGCTGGAGTTGACCGCCGCAGGGAAAAAGATGCTGGAGCGCTGCACGAAATTGCTCCAAGAATATCAGGAAAGGCTGCTCGCCGATTTCAGCAATGAAGAGCGCTCGGTCCTGCTTAGCCTCGTTCGTCGGATCGAAGCGAGAGAAATTCCAACCAATTACTGA
- a CDS encoding tannase/feruloyl esterase family alpha/beta hydrolase — translation MPALNVVLGGASLSSVLSVPPLAVPADPHALLAWELSYDFSTDADRIYATDGTFARSAWQDVSAQAPDIAAFRAHGGKLIVPHGVADPVFSINDTIDWYRKVDGRSHGAAASFVRVFPVPGMNHCGGGPATDQYDALGAVVDWVEKKRAPDMITAIAGPATPWPGRTRPLCPFLKSAHYVGGNKETASAFECR, via the coding sequence GTGCCCGCGCTCAACGTCGTGCTCGGCGGCGCATCACTCTCTTCCGTATTGAGCGTCCCTCCCCTCGCCGTCCCGGCAGATCCGCACGCTCTTCTGGCTTGGGAGTTGAGTTACGATTTTAGCACCGATGCCGATCGCATTTATGCAACGGACGGCACCTTTGCGCGATCCGCGTGGCAAGACGTCTCGGCACAGGCCCCGGACATCGCCGCATTCCGGGCACATGGCGGCAAACTGATTGTTCCACATGGCGTTGCCGATCCCGTTTTCTCCATAAACGATACGATAGACTGGTATCGTAAGGTCGACGGTCGATCTCATGGCGCTGCGGCGAGCTTCGTGCGGGTTTTTCCGGTGCCAGGAATGAACCATTGCGGTGGTGGTCCCGCTACTGATCAATATGATGCGCTCGGCGCGGTTGTCGATTGGGTCGAGAAAAAGCGCGCGCCTGATATGATCACCGCCATTGCTGGCCCCGCAACCCCTTGGCCCGGGCGCACCCGCCCGCTGTGCCCTTTTCTAAAGAGCGCTCATTATGTTGGAGGTAACAAGGAGACTGCCAGCGCGTTCGAGTGCCGCTGA
- a CDS encoding dicarboxylate/amino acid:cation symporter, with amino-acid sequence MNLPKRFSLIVFGVLIAGALVGSLVHAFASPALAGSVIAVCRVLSTIFINLVKMIVAPLIFATLVTGIAGMGDGRAIARIALKAMLWFLIASIVSLALGTIIASVLRPGAGLSIPLPTGHADGLNAPLSAEKVFIGAFPSSAIDAFATNNILQVVVFAIFTGLGLAAIREKGEAIQRGIGQLASLMLAITGHVMLLAPIGVFAAVTATVAKEGLAVIGALAWLVVGYYLALAVLIAILLTVGWFMLGRRLGRLLALIRDPATIAFSTSSSEAAYPRLLAALESFGVRRDIVSLVLPLGYSFNLDASMVYCTFGALFIAQAYGIALPFGTLVLLMLMLMLASKGIAAVPRGSLIALAAVLPEFGFPPGGLLLLLGADHLLNMGRSGTNVLGNALAVVAVAKWEADAGPQTELLDDRQ; translated from the coding sequence ATGAACCTTCCTAAGCGCTTCTCTTTGATTGTGTTCGGCGTGCTGATTGCGGGCGCGCTTGTTGGTAGCCTCGTCCATGCCTTCGCCTCGCCGGCACTGGCGGGGTCTGTGATTGCGGTCTGCCGGGTGCTGAGTACGATCTTCATCAATCTTGTGAAGATGATTGTCGCACCGCTCATTTTTGCCACTTTGGTTACCGGTATAGCCGGCATGGGCGACGGGCGAGCTATAGCCCGGATTGCACTGAAGGCGATGCTGTGGTTCCTGATTGCCTCGATCGTCTCACTCGCGCTGGGCACGATCATTGCATCAGTGCTGAGGCCGGGTGCGGGCCTCTCTATTCCGCTGCCGACGGGGCATGCCGACGGGTTGAATGCCCCCCTTTCGGCAGAGAAGGTCTTCATTGGTGCCTTTCCGTCATCTGCAATCGATGCGTTCGCAACCAACAATATTCTGCAGGTCGTTGTGTTCGCGATCTTCACTGGCCTCGGGCTTGCGGCGATTCGGGAGAAGGGCGAGGCGATACAGCGGGGGATCGGCCAGCTTGCCAGCTTGATGCTTGCCATCACGGGGCACGTCATGCTGCTCGCACCTATCGGCGTATTCGCCGCAGTAACGGCGACTGTCGCGAAAGAAGGGTTGGCTGTGATCGGCGCGCTTGCGTGGTTGGTTGTCGGTTATTATCTTGCGCTTGCAGTTCTCATTGCCATCTTGCTCACAGTCGGTTGGTTCATGCTTGGTCGACGGCTTGGGAGGCTTCTTGCTCTCATCCGCGATCCAGCGACGATCGCATTCTCGACTTCTAGCTCTGAGGCTGCCTACCCGCGATTGCTCGCTGCGTTGGAGAGCTTTGGGGTGCGCCGCGATATTGTGAGCTTGGTCCTGCCGCTAGGATATTCTTTCAACCTCGATGCATCGATGGTTTACTGCACTTTCGGTGCCCTCTTCATTGCCCAAGCCTATGGTATCGCGCTGCCGTTCGGCACGCTGGTACTGCTCATGCTGATGCTCATGCTGGCAAGCAAAGGAATCGCCGCCGTGCCGCGGGGATCGTTAATTGCGCTTGCCGCCGTCCTTCCGGAATTTGGCTTTCCGCCCGGGGGGCTGCTGTTGTTGCTTGGTGCTGATCATCTGTTGAATATGGGACGCTCGGGTACCAATGTTCTGGGTAACGCTCTTGCAGTCGTCGCGGTCGCGAAATGGGAAGCTGATGCGGGCCCTCAAACGGAATTGCTCGATGACAGGCAGTAA
- a CDS encoding SIR2 family protein: MNTSFEDLAAAIRDRRAMLFAGAGVSMSVGLPSWDELIGHLQNQLSLETVDKRISYHTLAEYYRLRQGSIGPLRSWMDRTWNVSRDKVASSEIHRCIVDLDFPIVYTTNYDNNLEIAYDIYQKPYLKITNTHDLVGIDGLRTQIVKFHGDFADDTTLVIAETDYLKRLAFETPIDTKFKADSLGRTLLFIGYSVSDLNIRLLLYRLWQTWRDTGRERERPGVYVFTPNPDPIQTAVLQQWGITVISRAGTPQEALIAFLGELRDAVLEGAPRA; encoded by the coding sequence ATGAACACGAGCTTCGAAGATCTCGCTGCCGCGATCCGCGATCGCCGAGCCATGCTTTTCGCCGGTGCCGGTGTTTCGATGAGCGTCGGCCTCCCGTCATGGGACGAACTGATCGGGCATCTGCAGAATCAACTTTCTCTGGAGACGGTTGACAAGCGGATCTCCTACCATACGCTCGCCGAATATTATCGGTTGAGGCAGGGTAGTATCGGGCCATTGCGCAGCTGGATGGATCGCACGTGGAATGTCTCGCGAGATAAGGTTGCCAGTTCCGAGATTCATCGGTGTATAGTCGATCTCGATTTTCCGATCGTTTACACAACGAACTACGACAATAATCTCGAAATAGCATATGACATATATCAAAAGCCTTACCTGAAAATCACCAATACACATGATTTGGTTGGCATTGACGGCCTGCGCACGCAAATCGTTAAGTTTCACGGCGATTTTGCCGATGATACGACCTTGGTAATTGCCGAGACGGATTATCTAAAGCGACTTGCATTCGAAACGCCGATAGATACGAAGTTTAAGGCGGATTCGCTTGGGCGGACGCTGCTGTTCATCGGCTACAGCGTTTCCGATCTTAATATCCGTCTCCTTCTCTATCGACTCTGGCAGACTTGGCGAGACACAGGGCGTGAACGTGAGCGGCCGGGGGTCTACGTTTTTACGCCGAACCCCGATCCTATTCAGACAGCGGTGCTGCAGCAGTGGGGGATTACCGTCATCTCACGTGCAGGTACTCCGCAAGAAGCGTTGATCGCGTTTCTTGGCGAACTTCGCGATGCTGTGTTGGAGGGCGCTCCGCGTGCCTGA